Genomic window (Rossellomorea aquimaris):
CCAATTCTTGACGAAGATGAGTGGAACAATCTCCAAAACATCATGGATGAAGCAGGGGAGCTTCCACAGAACGTTGATCATGAAACGTTAGTGAACACGTCGATCGCTGAAAAAGCAGCAAAGTAGAACGATCCGGGGCTGACTTCACACGTCAGCCCTTCACTTATAGAAAAAAAGAAAATGGAGGCTTAAATACAGTGAACTTTCTATCTTTAGATTCGATCCATCACACCTACTTTTCACCCAAAACGGCCACCCATGCCCTCTCAGACATTACGCTTTCTGTAAAAGAAGGTGAGTTTGTCTCGTTTATAGGTCCAAGTGGATGTGGGAAAACCACGTTACTCTCCATCATTGCAGGACTTATCCGGCCGACAGAAGGAACGATTCTTTTAAACCAACAACCCCTTCGAAAAATGAAGGAGAAACTGGGATACATGCTGCAGCAGGACTATCTGTTTCCGTGGAAGACCATTGAAGAAAATATTTTTTTAGGTTTAAACATTATGGGGAACCTGACAGAAGAAAAGAGGAAAGAAGCACGTGCTTTGTTGATTGAAATGGGGTTGGAAGGTGTAGAAACATCTTATCCAAGGGAACTGTCGGGAGGAATGCGTCAAAGGGTGGCGCTGATTCGAACCCTCATCACAGAACCTCAATTACTTCTCCTGGATGAACCTTTCTCAGCACTCGATTACC
Coding sequences:
- a CDS encoding ABC transporter ATP-binding protein codes for the protein MNFLSLDSIHHTYFSPKTATHALSDITLSVKEGEFVSFIGPSGCGKTTLLSIIAGLIRPTEGTILLNQQPLRKMKEKLGYMLQQDYLFPWKTIEENIFLGLNIMGNLTEEKRKEARALLIEMGLEGVETSYPRELSGGMRQRVALIRTLITEPQLLLLDEPFSALDYQTKLKLEDLVYSTLKSFGKTAILVTHDIGEAISMSDRIILFGSKPGSIHTIFEVPPPLIELMPFEVRNHQGYPGFFQTIWKELEQLESRID